In Oceanispirochaeta sp., the following are encoded in one genomic region:
- a CDS encoding FecR domain-containing protein, translated as MSFKFRYLFIILITLGAAVVQAESSAEIVYAEGEGFTIVRKGQSLYYDLYESSVEGMILQGGDLVLTEESTWVEIQIGGSATLIKIAENTTFTLKSLQNEGGIFKVSYGRVRARVEKLIGDTPFWMEGADTVAGVRGTDFGYDLFYDEASPEKKNVSVYCFDGKVEVVRRLETPEGEDFQADSSFEKGKENTSTVILRKNEMVSVYSEDRTAPLDKKRIQSEVKEFWEINDFNYEPAPEAKTASQGSFQTFHNDADLLRRGALYSSITGALIVGAGLTAYWGADDINTGIGLSVVGSSLITAGGYFLIRSLIIP; from the coding sequence ATGTCATTCAAGTTCAGATACTTATTCATCATCCTTATCACTCTGGGAGCCGCCGTCGTTCAGGCGGAAAGTTCTGCCGAAATCGTGTATGCCGAAGGGGAGGGATTTACCATTGTCCGGAAGGGTCAATCCCTTTATTACGACCTCTATGAAAGCTCCGTTGAAGGAATGATTCTTCAAGGGGGAGACCTCGTCCTGACAGAAGAGAGTACCTGGGTAGAAATTCAGATAGGAGGATCGGCCACCCTCATTAAAATTGCCGAGAATACGACTTTTACCCTCAAGTCCCTTCAGAATGAGGGGGGAATCTTCAAGGTTTCCTACGGCCGTGTGAGAGCCCGGGTTGAAAAGCTCATCGGGGATACTCCCTTCTGGATGGAAGGTGCGGATACAGTCGCGGGAGTCAGGGGGACAGATTTCGGATATGATCTTTTTTATGATGAGGCTTCTCCTGAAAAGAAAAATGTCAGCGTCTACTGCTTTGACGGGAAGGTTGAGGTTGTTCGCCGCCTGGAGACTCCCGAAGGGGAGGACTTTCAGGCTGATTCGTCCTTTGAAAAGGGAAAAGAGAACACTTCTACCGTGATTCTGAGAAAAAACGAAATGGTTTCGGTGTACAGTGAAGATAGAACCGCCCCGCTGGACAAAAAAAGAATACAATCAGAGGTGAAAGAGTTCTGGGAAATCAATGACTTTAATTATGAGCCGGCACCCGAAGCAAAAACCGCGTCTCAGGGCAGTTTTCAAACCTTTCATAATGATGCGGATCTCCTGAGAAGAGGGGCCTTATATTCCTCAATCACGGGAGCCCTTATTGTCGGTGCGGGTTTAACGGCTTATTGGGGGGCAGATGATATTAATACAGGCATCGGTCTCTCCGTGGTGGGGTCATCCCTTATTACCGCCGGAGGCTACTTTCTGATCCGCTCTCTAATCATCCCCTAG
- the amrA gene encoding AmmeMemoRadiSam system protein A: MAGLDLNTAEQNELIQWIHGVIGSSFAHPEPSAPAFLSEMPRCGVFVTLHLGGALRGCIGYIQSDRPLELTIREAAASAAFNDFRFSPLKEEEWKEIDLEISLLSPMEKASSPDELRMGEHGALLKAPRGQGLFLPQVATEQNWNRETFMNQLCRKAGLSSDFWQTGSYTLFRFTARVYPQA; encoded by the coding sequence ATGGCAGGTCTGGATTTAAACACAGCAGAACAGAACGAACTGATCCAATGGATTCATGGAGTAATCGGGAGTTCCTTTGCCCACCCCGAACCATCGGCTCCCGCTTTTTTATCTGAGATGCCCCGCTGCGGTGTTTTCGTCACCCTTCATCTGGGAGGCGCTCTCCGTGGATGTATCGGATACATTCAATCCGACAGACCACTCGAGCTGACTATTAGGGAGGCAGCCGCATCGGCGGCCTTTAATGACTTCCGCTTTTCACCCCTGAAGGAAGAGGAGTGGAAAGAGATTGATCTAGAGATTTCTCTGCTCAGTCCCATGGAGAAAGCATCAAGTCCGGATGAACTGAGGATGGGAGAACACGGCGCCCTTCTGAAGGCCCCCCGGGGACAGGGACTGTTTCTCCCTCAGGTGGCGACTGAGCAGAACTGGAACAGGGAAACCTTTATGAATCAGCTCTGCAGGAAGGCGGGTCTCAGCTCGGATTTCTGGCAGACGGGCAGCTATACACTGTTCCGTTTTACAGCCAGAGTCTACCCGCAAGCTTAG